A genomic stretch from Gorilla gorilla gorilla isolate KB3781 chromosome 20, NHGRI_mGorGor1-v2.1_pri, whole genome shotgun sequence includes:
- the LOC101127631 gene encoding zinc finger protein 569-like isoform X2 — protein sequence MRKEHCEYNEAVKSYGNSSSHFVITPFKCNHCGKGFNQTLDLIRHLRIHTGEKPYECSNCRKAFSHKEKLFKHYKIHSREQSYKCSECGKAFIKMSNLIRHQRIHTGEKPYACKECEKSFSQKSNLIDHEKIHTGEKPYECNECGKAFSQKQSLIAHQKVHTGEKPYACSECGKAFPRIASLALHMRSHTGEKPYKCDKCGKAFSQFSMLIIHVRIHTGEKPYECNECGKAFSQSSALTVHMRSHTGEKPYECKECRKAFSHKKNFITHQKIHTREKPYECSECGKAFIQMSNLVRHQRIHTGEKPYICKECGKAFSQKSNLIAYEKIHSGEKPYECNECGKAFSQKQNFITHQKVHTGEKPYDCNECGKAFSQIASLTLHLRSHTGEKPYECDKCGKASSQCSLLNLHMRSHTGEKPYVCNECGKAFSQRTSLIVHMRGHTGEKPYECNKCGKAFSQSSSLTIHIRGHTGEKPFDCSKCGKAFSQISSLTPHMRKHTGEKPYHCIECGKAFSQKSHLVRHQRIHTH from the coding sequence ATGAGAAAGGAACATTGTGAATATAATGAAGCTGTGAAATCATATGGTAATAGCTCATCCCATTTTGTCATTACCCCCTTTAAGTGTAATCATTGTGGAAAAGGCTTCAATCAGACTTTGGACCTCATCAGACATctgagaattcatactggagagaagccctatGAATGTAGTAACTGTAGAAAAGCCTTCAGTCACAAGGAAAAGctttttaaacattataaaattcACAGTAGGGAGCAGTCTTACAAATGTAGTGAATGTGGTAAAGCTTTCATTAAAATGTCAAATCTCATTAGACAtcaaagaattcatactggagagaagccctatGCATGTAAGGAATGTGAGAAGTCCTTCAGCCAGAAATCAAATCTTATTGATCACGaaaaaattcatactggagaaaaaccttATGAATGTAATGAGTGTGGAAAAGCATTCAGCCAGAAGCAAAGCCTCATTGCACATCAGAAAGTTCATACTGGGGAGAAACCTTATGCATGTAGTGAATGTGGTAAAGCCTTCCCTCGAATTGCATCCCTTGCTCTTCATATGAGAAGTCATACAGGAGAAAAACCTTATAAATGTGATAAATGTGGTAAAGCCTTCTCTCAGTTTTCCATGCTTATTATACATGTTAGAATTCATACAGGtgaaaaaccctatgaatgtaatgaGTGTGGAAAAGCCTTCTCTCAAAGCTCAGCCCTTACTGTACATATGAGAAGtcacactggtgagaaaccctatgaatgtaaggaatgcaGAAAAGCCTTCAGCCACAAGAAAAACTTCATTACACACCAGAAAATTCATACTAGAGAGAAACCTTATGAGTGTagtgaatgtgggaaagcttttATACAGATGTCAAATCTTGTTAGACaccagagaattcatactggggaAAAACCCTATatatgtaaggaatgtgggaaagcctttagccAGAAATCAAATCTCATTGCTTATGAAAAAATTCattctggagagaaaccctatgaatgcaaTGAATGTGGTAAAGCCTTCAGCCAAAAGCAAAACTTCATTACACATCAAAaagttcatactggagagaaaccttatgatTGTAATGAATGTGGTAAAGCCTTCTCTCAGATTGCATCCCTTACCCTTCATTTGAGAAGTCATACAGGGGAAAAGCCTTATGAATGTGATAAATGTGGTAAAGCCTCCTCTCAGTGCTCACTGCTTAATTTACATATGAGAAGTCACACAGGTGAGAAGCCCTATGtatgtaatgaatgtgggaaagccttctcTCAAAGAACTTCCCTTATTGTGCACATGAGAGGCCATACAGGtgaaaaaccctatgaatgtaataaatgtggaaaagccttcTCCCAAAGCTCATCCCTTACTATACATATACGAGGACATACAGGTGAGAAACCCTTCGACTGTAGtaaatgtggaaaagccttcTCTCAAATCTCATCTCTTACCCCTCATATGAGAAAACATACAGGTGAGAAGCCCTATCACTGTATTGAGTGTGGCAAGGCTTTCAGCCAAAAGTCGCACCTTGTTAGACACCAGAGAATTCATACTCATTAG
- the LOC101127631 gene encoding zinc finger protein 569-like isoform X1, with amino-acid sequence MLPHLLNSSVCRLSTPSVSHATLLLCIDGGPSTPESPGFLLSAPEGEIWGVDEHQKNQDRLLRQVEVKFQKTLTEEKGNECQKKFANVFPLNSDFFPSRHNLYEYDLFGKCLEHNFDCHNNVKCLMRKEHCEYNEAVKSYGNSSSHFVITPFKCNHCGKGFNQTLDLIRHLRIHTGEKPYECSNCRKAFSHKEKLFKHYKIHSREQSYKCSECGKAFIKMSNLIRHQRIHTGEKPYACKECEKSFSQKSNLIDHEKIHTGEKPYECNECGKAFSQKQSLIAHQKVHTGEKPYACSECGKAFPRIASLALHMRSHTGEKPYKCDKCGKAFSQFSMLIIHVRIHTGEKPYECNECGKAFSQSSALTVHMRSHTGEKPYECKECRKAFSHKKNFITHQKIHTREKPYECSECGKAFIQMSNLVRHQRIHTGEKPYICKECGKAFSQKSNLIAYEKIHSGEKPYECNECGKAFSQKQNFITHQKVHTGEKPYDCNECGKAFSQIASLTLHLRSHTGEKPYECDKCGKASSQCSLLNLHMRSHTGEKPYVCNECGKAFSQRTSLIVHMRGHTGEKPYECNKCGKAFSQSSSLTIHIRGHTGEKPFDCSKCGKAFSQISSLTPHMRKHTGEKPYHCIECGKAFSQKSHLVRHQRIHTH; translated from the coding sequence GAGAAATATGGGGAGTTGATGAGCATCAGAAAAACCAGGACAGACTTTTGAGACAAGTTGAAGTTAAATTCCAGAAAACACTGACTGAAGAAAAAGGCAATGAATGTCAAAAGAAATTTGCAAATGTATTTCCTCTGAACTCTGATTTTTTCCCTTCCAGACACAATCTCTATGAGTATGACTTATTTGGAAAGTGTTTAGAACATAATTTTGACTGTCATAATAATGTGAAATGCCTTATGAGAAAGGAACATTGTGAATATAATGAAGCTGTGAAATCATATGGTAATAGCTCATCCCATTTTGTCATTACCCCCTTTAAGTGTAATCATTGTGGAAAAGGCTTCAATCAGACTTTGGACCTCATCAGACATctgagaattcatactggagagaagccctatGAATGTAGTAACTGTAGAAAAGCCTTCAGTCACAAGGAAAAGctttttaaacattataaaattcACAGTAGGGAGCAGTCTTACAAATGTAGTGAATGTGGTAAAGCTTTCATTAAAATGTCAAATCTCATTAGACAtcaaagaattcatactggagagaagccctatGCATGTAAGGAATGTGAGAAGTCCTTCAGCCAGAAATCAAATCTTATTGATCACGaaaaaattcatactggagaaaaaccttATGAATGTAATGAGTGTGGAAAAGCATTCAGCCAGAAGCAAAGCCTCATTGCACATCAGAAAGTTCATACTGGGGAGAAACCTTATGCATGTAGTGAATGTGGTAAAGCCTTCCCTCGAATTGCATCCCTTGCTCTTCATATGAGAAGTCATACAGGAGAAAAACCTTATAAATGTGATAAATGTGGTAAAGCCTTCTCTCAGTTTTCCATGCTTATTATACATGTTAGAATTCATACAGGtgaaaaaccctatgaatgtaatgaGTGTGGAAAAGCCTTCTCTCAAAGCTCAGCCCTTACTGTACATATGAGAAGtcacactggtgagaaaccctatgaatgtaaggaatgcaGAAAAGCCTTCAGCCACAAGAAAAACTTCATTACACACCAGAAAATTCATACTAGAGAGAAACCTTATGAGTGTagtgaatgtgggaaagcttttATACAGATGTCAAATCTTGTTAGACaccagagaattcatactggggaAAAACCCTATatatgtaaggaatgtgggaaagcctttagccAGAAATCAAATCTCATTGCTTATGAAAAAATTCattctggagagaaaccctatgaatgcaaTGAATGTGGTAAAGCCTTCAGCCAAAAGCAAAACTTCATTACACATCAAAaagttcatactggagagaaaccttatgatTGTAATGAATGTGGTAAAGCCTTCTCTCAGATTGCATCCCTTACCCTTCATTTGAGAAGTCATACAGGGGAAAAGCCTTATGAATGTGATAAATGTGGTAAAGCCTCCTCTCAGTGCTCACTGCTTAATTTACATATGAGAAGTCACACAGGTGAGAAGCCCTATGtatgtaatgaatgtgggaaagccttctcTCAAAGAACTTCCCTTATTGTGCACATGAGAGGCCATACAGGtgaaaaaccctatgaatgtaataaatgtggaaaagccttcTCCCAAAGCTCATCCCTTACTATACATATACGAGGACATACAGGTGAGAAACCCTTCGACTGTAGtaaatgtggaaaagccttcTCTCAAATCTCATCTCTTACCCCTCATATGAGAAAACATACAGGTGAGAAGCCCTATCACTGTATTGAGTGTGGCAAGGCTTTCAGCCAAAAGTCGCACCTTGTTAGACACCAGAGAATTCATACTCATTAG